One region of Candidatus Dadabacteria bacterium genomic DNA includes:
- the fabF gene encoding beta-ketoacyl-ACP synthase II: MGKRVVITGIGLITPLGVGNDATWSSICEGVPGVGRVSTFDPSDLKTQIAGEVKDFEPTLYMEPKDAKRNDRFIQLSIASTRLALEDAGLEVTDDISERTGTFIGSGIGGMQTFYDTVLTMENKGPGRVSPFFIPNIVTNMASGYVSIKFNAKGPNCSSTTACSASGHSLALSAKIIQDGKADVMIAGGSEAPLIPLTFAAFNAMKALSTRNDEPETASRPFEMGRDGFILSEGAGVLILEELEFAKKRGARIYAEVLGSGMSADAFHITAPSLEGPTSCMNAALEDSGLNPDDVDYINAHGTSTRLNDVNETRAIKKVFGEYASQIPVSSTKSMTGHLLGAAGAVEAAISVFALQNGVLPPTINLFESDPECDLDYIPHTARDREIKVALSNSYGFGGTNVSIALRKFN, from the coding sequence ATGGGAAAAAGGGTAGTAATTACAGGTATAGGTCTCATAACGCCCCTTGGGGTTGGAAACGACGCCACGTGGTCTTCGATCTGTGAAGGGGTTCCGGGAGTGGGCAGGGTTTCCACGTTCGACCCCTCGGATCTTAAAACCCAGATTGCCGGGGAGGTGAAGGATTTTGAACCGACCCTTTACATGGAGCCGAAGGACGCGAAGAGGAACGACAGGTTCATTCAGCTGTCAATTGCGTCCACCAGGCTGGCACTTGAGGATGCCGGGCTTGAGGTCACCGACGATATCTCCGAACGCACGGGGACTTTTATCGGATCGGGCATCGGCGGAATGCAGACCTTCTACGATACAGTCTTAACCATGGAGAACAAGGGTCCGGGTCGCGTCTCTCCGTTTTTCATACCTAACATAGTGACCAACATGGCTTCAGGATATGTATCCATAAAGTTCAACGCCAAGGGTCCTAACTGCTCTTCCACGACCGCGTGTTCCGCAAGCGGCCACTCGCTTGCGCTTTCCGCCAAGATCATACAGGACGGCAAGGCGGACGTCATGATAGCCGGCGGATCAGAGGCGCCGCTTATACCTCTTACCTTCGCGGCCTTTAACGCCATGAAGGCGCTTTCTACCAGAAACGACGAGCCCGAGACCGCGTCAAGACCGTTTGAGATGGGACGCGACGGGTTTATTCTTTCCGAGGGAGCGGGGGTGCTGATTTTGGAGGAACTTGAGTTTGCGAAAAAAAGAGGCGCCAGAATATATGCGGAAGTGCTCGGGTCTGGAATGAGCGCCGATGCCTTTCACATTACCGCGCCTTCGCTTGAGGGTCCGACCAGCTGCATGAATGCCGCTTTGGAGGATTCGGGCCTTAATCCCGATGATGTCGATTACATAAACGCCCACGGAACATCCACGCGTCTTAACGACGTCAACGAAACCAGGGCGATTAAAAAGGTGTTCGGGGAATACGCTTCTCAGATTCCGGTGAGTTCCACCAAATCCATGACCGGCCACCTGCTCGGTGCTGCGGGCGCGGTGGAAGCGGCAATCAGCGTGTTTGCGCTTCAGAACGGTGTTTTGCCGCCGACTATAAACCTTTTTGAGAGCGATCCTGAATGCGATCTGGATTACATTCCTCACACTGCAAGAGACAGAGAAATAAAAGTGGCTCTCAGCAATTCCTACGGTTTCGGCGGAACCAACGTAAGCATCGCGCTTCGCAAATTCAACTGA
- the acpP gene encoding acyl carrier protein → MSKDNAEILAKVKEMIASHLGKAEDEITPDSSFIEDLGADSLDLVELIMSMEDEFGLEISDEDAENIITVQDAINFIQSSVQAASEGD, encoded by the coding sequence ATGTCAAAGGATAACGCAGAAATTTTAGCTAAGGTAAAGGAGATGATCGCGAGCCATCTCGGCAAGGCCGAGGATGAAATAACTCCCGATTCCTCTTTTATAGAAGATCTGGGGGCCGACTCGCTTGATCTTGTGGAGCTTATAATGTCCATGGAGGATGAGTTCGGGCTTGAGATCTCAGATGAGGATGCGGAGAACATAATAACCGTTCAGGACGCGATTAACTTTATCCAGAGCTCGGTTCAAGCCGCTTCGGAGGGTGACTGA
- the fabG gene encoding 3-oxoacyl-[acyl-carrier-protein] reductase, with product MKLELTNQVALITGGSRGIGKDIAKKLASYGAYVLINYAANRQAADETLKEIEEAGGSGRAVGFDVSDFDEVQKIVGELSNELNGIQILVNNAGIRNDGLLMRMGQEDWDRVMDINIKGTFNCTKAVCRGMFKNRYGRIVNIISAAGETGNPGQANYAASKAAVIGFTKSTAKEFSPRGITVNAVSPGFVETDIIADLNEDMRKRYLEAIPLGRFGRVEDISSVVCFLISEGASYITGEVIRVNGGIYM from the coding sequence ATGAAATTGGAACTAACTAACCAAGTTGCTCTTATAACGGGCGGATCGCGGGGGATAGGAAAAGACATCGCGAAGAAACTCGCTTCGTATGGTGCGTATGTGCTGATTAACTACGCAGCCAACCGGCAGGCGGCCGATGAAACCTTAAAGGAAATAGAGGAGGCGGGGGGAAGCGGCAGGGCGGTCGGTTTTGACGTTTCCGATTTTGACGAGGTTCAGAAAATCGTGGGGGAACTCTCAAACGAGCTTAACGGAATACAGATACTTGTTAACAATGCGGGTATAAGGAATGACGGGCTTTTGATGAGGATGGGGCAGGAGGACTGGGACCGCGTCATGGATATAAACATCAAGGGGACGTTTAACTGTACCAAGGCGGTTTGCAGGGGCATGTTCAAGAACCGTTACGGAAGAATAGTGAATATTATCTCGGCTGCCGGGGAGACTGGAAACCCGGGGCAGGCTAATTACGCCGCTTCGAAAGCCGCGGTAATAGGCTTTACGAAATCAACGGCCAAGGAATTCAGTCCGAGAGGGATAACGGTGAACGCCGTAAGTCCCGGTTTTGTTGAAACGGATATTATCGCGGACCTTAACGAGGATATGAGAAAAAGATATCTTGAAGCTATACCTCTCGGCAGGTTCGGGCGCGTCGAGGATATCTCAAGTGTCGTGTGTTTTCTGATTTCCGAAGGCGCGTCGTACATAACCGGAGAGGTTATAAGGGTTAACGGCGGAATTTACATGTAA
- the fabD gene encoding ACP S-malonyltransferase has protein sequence MIAFLFPGQGSQYTGMGADFCAEFAVAKRTFEEASDALGIDLANLCFEGEAATLALTANAQPAILTTSVAALRVLLEETEIRPDLVAGHSLGEFTALVASECLGFSDAVRMVRKRGEFMQEAVPPGVGKMAAVLGLTSQEVNELCAEVAGGGAVVSPANFNSPTQTVISGEAGAVEAASQMAKEKGARRVVELEVSAPFHCSLMEPAAVRLGDFAAEIDFHPMRYPVVTNTEARANSDSARVAGILVEQVVSPVRWAESLEFLKDSGVSEFLEIGPSKVLSGLVKRTLKGVSCAGIEKPDELNHIKADEIGTN, from the coding sequence ATGATAGCTTTTCTTTTTCCAGGTCAGGGCTCCCAGTATACAGGTATGGGCGCTGATTTCTGCGCCGAGTTTGCGGTAGCGAAGCGGACTTTCGAAGAGGCAAGCGACGCCCTCGGAATTGACCTGGCGAATCTCTGCTTCGAAGGCGAAGCGGCGACCCTTGCCCTTACGGCAAACGCCCAGCCCGCGATACTTACCACAAGCGTGGCCGCCTTGAGGGTTTTGCTTGAGGAAACGGAAATAAGACCCGATCTGGTTGCGGGACACAGCCTCGGGGAATTCACGGCCCTTGTCGCTTCTGAGTGCCTTGGGTTCAGTGATGCGGTGCGCATGGTAAGAAAAAGAGGGGAATTCATGCAGGAAGCGGTCCCGCCGGGAGTCGGGAAGATGGCTGCCGTGCTGGGCCTTACGTCGCAGGAAGTAAACGAGCTTTGCGCAGAGGTCGCCGGGGGAGGAGCCGTGGTTTCCCCGGCGAATTTTAACTCTCCCACCCAGACCGTTATCTCGGGAGAAGCGGGGGCCGTTGAGGCAGCCTCGCAGATGGCTAAGGAAAAAGGAGCAAGACGGGTCGTCGAACTTGAGGTGAGCGCGCCTTTTCACTGCTCCCTTATGGAGCCCGCTGCGGTGCGGCTTGGCGATTTCGCCGCGGAAATAGATTTTCACCCCATGAGATATCCCGTGGTCACAAATACCGAGGCGCGGGCCAATTCGGATTCCGCAAGAGTAGCGGGCATTTTGGTGGAGCAGGTGGTAAGTCCCGTGAGATGGGCTGAGTCCCTAGAGTTTCTCAAAGACTCCGGAGTTTCTGAGTTTCTCGAAATCGGTCCCTCCAAGGTGCTAAGCGGTCTTGTGAAAAGAACTCTTAAGGGCGTGAGTTGCGCGGGTATTGAAAAACCGGACGAGTTAAATCATATTAAAGCAGATGAAATTGGAACTAACTAA
- a CDS encoding 50S ribosomal protein L32 yields the protein MALPKRKTSKSKSRKRRTHYTVALPGASFCPECNEMKPPHRACPSCGYYKGRNFFRQAPDTEAVAED from the coding sequence ATGGCATTACCCAAGAGAAAGACTTCCAAGTCGAAATCGAGAAAAAGAAGAACCCATTATACAGTCGCGTTGCCGGGAGCTTCCTTCTGTCCCGAGTGCAACGAGATGAAACCTCCCCACAGAGCCTGCCCCAGCTGCGGTTACTACAAGGGAAGAAACTTCTTCAGACAGGCACCCGACACGGAAGCCGTGGCGGAAGACTAA
- a CDS encoding DUF177 domain-containing protein — protein sequence MIVNVSEIGDGGLSLDLKKGPGWLGGSEKSEVASVDSDIEFHIDLLRTAGEVSVRGKIGFLSVAQCSRCLSDVSVDTNLEVKLLLSPSEAEGKVESGGDMDYETYRGRTIDLNDYMREQVNLSLPYKVVCAEDCKGLCGECGQNLNEQQCGCETRQEDSRFAVLKDIKI from the coding sequence ATGATAGTCAACGTATCGGAAATAGGAGACGGCGGATTAAGTCTTGATCTCAAGAAGGGCCCGGGGTGGCTGGGCGGTTCCGAGAAATCGGAGGTCGCGAGCGTGGATTCCGATATAGAGTTTCATATCGATCTTTTACGCACGGCGGGCGAGGTCAGCGTGCGGGGGAAAATCGGATTCCTGTCGGTCGCCCAGTGCTCCCGTTGCTTAAGCGACGTGAGCGTTGACACGAACCTTGAGGTAAAACTCCTTCTTTCGCCTTCGGAAGCGGAGGGGAAGGTGGAATCCGGCGGGGACATGGATTATGAGACTTACCGGGGGAGAACAATAGACCTTAACGATTACATGAGAGAGCAGGTGAATCTTTCGCTTCCCTACAAGGTGGTCTGCGCCGAGGACTGCAAGGGGCTTTGCGGCGAGTGCGGGCAGAATCTTAACGAGCAGCAGTGCGGCTGCGAGACTCGCCAGGAAGACTCGCGCTTTGCGGTACTTAAAGATATAAAGATATAG
- a CDS encoding ATP-binding cassette domain-containing protein: protein MEENKAIVSIKGLKKYFPIRGGVFSRVSDYVRAVDDVELEIKRGSTVGLVGESGSGKTTLGKTVLRLLVPTAGKIFFEGEDITALDSAQIRPLRREMQMIFQNPYGSLNPRMNVGSLVSEGISIHNTVKKEERHEFVARLLGEVGLGADVMGRYPHEFSGGQRQRIAIARAISLHPKFVVCDEPVSALDVSVQAQIINLLNDLQKKHGLSYLFISHDLRVVKHISDLVAVMYLGKIVEIAPSDEIYSNPVHPYTKMLISAIPEIKRTRSKNGKEASISGEIRSLADIPSGCSFHPRCPLATEICSRETPRLEKKGTDGRSVACHNV from the coding sequence ATGGAAGAGAATAAAGCAATAGTAAGCATAAAGGGACTCAAGAAGTACTTTCCGATAAGAGGGGGCGTTTTCTCCAGGGTCTCCGATTACGTCCGCGCCGTTGACGACGTGGAACTCGAGATAAAAAGAGGCAGCACGGTGGGTCTTGTCGGGGAAAGCGGAAGCGGCAAGACGACGCTTGGGAAAACGGTGCTGAGACTTCTTGTACCAACGGCTGGAAAGATTTTCTTCGAGGGAGAAGACATAACCGCACTTGACTCGGCGCAGATCCGTCCCCTAAGAAGGGAGATGCAGATGATATTCCAGAATCCCTATGGCTCCCTCAATCCCAGAATGAACGTGGGTTCGCTTGTTTCCGAGGGAATAAGCATCCACAACACGGTAAAAAAAGAAGAGCGCCACGAATTTGTGGCCCGGCTTCTGGGCGAGGTGGGTCTCGGCGCTGACGTTATGGGTCGCTATCCCCACGAGTTCAGCGGGGGGCAGCGTCAGAGAATAGCCATAGCGCGCGCCATCTCCCTTCACCCGAAATTTGTCGTCTGCGATGAGCCGGTCTCAGCGCTTGATGTGTCCGTACAGGCGCAGATAATAAACCTGCTCAATGACCTTCAGAAAAAACATGGTCTCTCCTACCTATTCATATCCCATGACCTGCGCGTCGTAAAGCACATAAGCGATCTCGTGGCCGTAATGTATCTTGGAAAAATAGTGGAGATTGCTCCAAGCGATGAGATCTACTCAAACCCCGTGCACCCTTACACCAAGATGCTTATCTCCGCCATTCCCGAGATAAAAAGAACCAGAAGCAAAAACGGCAAGGAAGCATCGATATCGGGGGAAATACGGAGCCTGGCGGATATTCCCTCAGGGTGCAGTTTCCATCCGAGGTGTCCCCTGGCGACCGAGATATGCTCCAGGGAGACTCCGCGCCTTGAGAAGAAGGGAACCGATGGGCGAAGCGTTGCCTGTCATAACGTCTGA
- a CDS encoding ABC transporter ATP-binding protein, with the protein MLEIKNLNVSFPSKGGELEVLGDVSLRIGEGRIVGVVGESGCGKTLTALSVMGLLPAPPARVNSGEVIYKGENLLSLTERELRHYRGNRISMIFQEPMSSLNPVYTVGDQIGEVIRVHENVSRKEEKRRVIDLLDTVGIPSPAERYSSYPHEMSGGMCQRVMIAMALACSPELLIADEPTTALDVTIQAGILSLIKSLRDRLGMAVMLISHDLGVISNVADDVYVLYAGKVVESGSVEQLFSAPAHPYTIGLINSIPGQSEGEELHSIKGTIPSPGEFPEGCRFNNRCEYAEGKCFEMQPDLYSVSDSHGSACFRYEMFLKNGRE; encoded by the coding sequence CTGCTCGAGATAAAAAATCTTAACGTGTCTTTTCCCTCGAAGGGTGGAGAGCTTGAGGTCCTGGGAGACGTGAGCCTTCGGATCGGAGAGGGAAGGATAGTCGGGGTTGTCGGAGAAAGCGGCTGCGGTAAAACCCTTACCGCTCTTTCCGTCATGGGGCTTTTGCCCGCGCCGCCGGCCAGAGTGAATTCGGGGGAGGTGATATACAAGGGAGAGAACCTTCTTTCTCTCACCGAGCGGGAACTCAGGCATTACCGCGGAAACAGGATTTCCATGATATTCCAGGAGCCGATGAGCTCCCTTAATCCCGTTTACACCGTGGGAGACCAGATAGGAGAGGTCATACGGGTTCATGAGAACGTATCAAGAAAAGAGGAGAAAAGAAGGGTGATTGACCTGCTCGACACGGTGGGCATTCCTTCTCCCGCCGAGAGATACTCAAGCTATCCCCATGAGATGAGCGGAGGCATGTGCCAGAGGGTCATGATCGCGATGGCCCTTGCCTGTAGCCCTGAGCTGCTGATAGCCGACGAGCCCACAACCGCCCTTGACGTGACCATTCAGGCGGGAATTCTGTCCCTGATAAAAAGCCTTCGAGACAGGCTGGGGATGGCGGTTATGCTTATATCCCACGACCTGGGGGTTATCTCAAACGTTGCCGACGACGTTTATGTCCTTTACGCGGGGAAGGTGGTAGAGAGCGGAAGCGTAGAGCAGCTTTTCTCCGCCCCTGCGCATCCCTATACCATAGGGCTTATAAACTCGATTCCCGGTCAGTCGGAGGGCGAGGAGCTTCACTCTATAAAGGGTACGATTCCCTCTCCGGGAGAATTTCCCGAGGGATGCAGGTTCAACAACCGCTGCGAGTATGCGGAGGGAAAATGTTTTGAGATGCAGCCGGACCTTTACAGTGTTTCTGATTCTCACGGTTCGGCCTGTTTTCGCTACGAGATGTTTTTGAAAAATGGAAGAGAATAA
- a CDS encoding ABC transporter permease, with the protein MKQSSSVGYWDRVWIEFKKDSLAYASFFFIILLAVTAVFESFLAGNRPIVLVEEGKYYFPVVVDYPEFRGVDLRATYLDDSDSFAVFPPVKYSPTESDFFSVLAAPDGNHFLGTDDRGRDVLSRMIHGARISLSIGLVAVGIAMVIGIILGAMAGYYGGWIDFAISRLIEVMITFPVFFLILTILAFTEPSIYNIMIVIGITGWTGVARLVRGEFLKLRRTNYVEAAWALGSRDHRIILKHMLPNALAPVLVSATFGVAGAILVESSLSFLGFGVTPPEPSWGEIISQSQKYVDFAWWLVLFPGLAIFATVTALNLVGEGFRNAIDPKLKER; encoded by the coding sequence ATGAAGCAGAGCTCAAGCGTCGGATACTGGGACAGGGTATGGATCGAGTTCAAAAAGGACTCTCTCGCCTACGCCTCGTTTTTTTTCATAATCCTCCTTGCGGTGACGGCGGTTTTCGAAAGTTTCCTCGCGGGCAACAGGCCGATAGTGCTCGTTGAAGAGGGCAAATATTATTTTCCGGTCGTTGTGGATTATCCTGAGTTCCGCGGGGTTGACCTTCGGGCCACATACCTTGACGATTCGGACTCGTTCGCGGTTTTCCCCCCGGTAAAGTACAGTCCCACGGAAAGCGATTTCTTCTCCGTTCTTGCGGCTCCCGACGGGAATCATTTCCTGGGCACCGACGACAGGGGAAGGGACGTGCTCAGCAGGATGATCCACGGGGCTAGGATATCCCTTTCAATAGGACTTGTCGCCGTCGGGATAGCTATGGTGATAGGAATAATACTTGGGGCCATGGCGGGTTATTACGGCGGCTGGATCGATTTTGCGATTTCAAGGCTGATAGAGGTGATGATCACTTTTCCCGTTTTCTTCCTGATTCTCACCATCCTCGCTTTCACCGAACCGAGCATTTATAACATCATGATAGTCATAGGGATTACGGGCTGGACGGGCGTGGCGAGGCTTGTTCGCGGGGAGTTCCTGAAACTCCGCAGGACAAACTACGTGGAGGCGGCATGGGCGCTTGGAAGCCGCGACCACAGGATTATACTGAAACACATGCTTCCAAACGCTCTCGCGCCCGTTCTGGTGAGCGCCACCTTCGGGGTGGCTGGAGCGATACTGGTTGAATCTAGTCTCAGCTTCCTGGGATTCGGGGTGACTCCGCCTGAACCCAGCTGGGGAGAGATAATTTCGCAGTCACAGAAGTATGTGGATTTTGCGTGGTGGCTTGTTCTTTTTCCGGGACTTGCGATCTTCGCGACGGTTACGGCGCTTAATCTTGTGGGGGAAGGGTTCAGAAACGCGATAGACCCGAAACTAAAGGAAAGATAA
- a CDS encoding ABC transporter permease, translated as MKDYILKRLLLMIPTLFGITLITFLVIQLAPGSPVESRMSIDQGIKSDQVTKEIVEQTKKLYGLDKPVHQRYFIWLRQIVTLDFGNSYKDHRPVIDKIAERLPITLILNALSILLVYLIAIPIGAWSAVRQWSFLERATTFVLFLLYSIPSFWMAVVLIYFFGGGGALDIFPIYGVHSRGYEYLPFFERTLDFLWHLVLPVFCLTYASLASLSRYQKGSLLEVLREDYIRTARAKGLAPNRVLFKHALRNSLIPIVTIIASILPAMIGGSVIIETIFSIPGIGRLGFESVLSRDYPVIMAVATISAFLTLIGILISDLTYAVVDPRIGFERKS; from the coding sequence ATGAAAGACTACATCCTGAAAAGACTTCTGCTGATGATTCCCACACTGTTCGGGATCACTCTTATCACTTTCTTGGTGATACAGCTTGCGCCGGGGAGCCCTGTTGAGAGCAGGATGTCAATTGATCAGGGAATAAAAAGCGATCAGGTGACCAAGGAGATAGTCGAGCAGACCAAAAAACTCTACGGTCTCGATAAGCCCGTTCACCAGAGGTATTTCATATGGCTCCGCCAGATCGTGACGCTTGATTTCGGAAATTCCTACAAGGACCACCGCCCGGTCATAGACAAGATAGCGGAAAGGCTCCCGATTACCCTCATACTGAACGCTCTTTCGATCTTACTCGTCTACCTGATAGCCATACCGATCGGGGCGTGGTCCGCCGTGCGGCAGTGGAGCTTTCTCGAGCGTGCAACGACATTCGTTCTTTTTCTTCTCTACTCGATTCCGAGTTTCTGGATGGCAGTGGTGCTGATCTATTTCTTCGGCGGCGGAGGAGCTTTGGATATCTTCCCCATATACGGCGTGCACTCAAGAGGGTATGAGTATCTTCCGTTTTTCGAGAGGACGCTCGATTTCCTCTGGCACCTTGTTCTTCCCGTGTTTTGCCTTACCTATGCCTCCCTCGCGTCACTCTCGCGCTACCAGAAAGGAAGCCTGCTTGAAGTGCTCCGGGAGGACTACATAAGGACCGCGAGGGCCAAGGGACTTGCGCCTAACAGGGTGCTTTTCAAGCACGCGCTCAGAAACTCGCTCATTCCCATAGTAACGATAATCGCCTCGATTCTCCCCGCCATGATAGGGGGAAGCGTTATCATAGAGACCATATTCTCGATCCCGGGGATAGGAAGACTGGGCTTTGAGTCGGTGCTTTCAAGGGATTACCCGGTCATAATGGCCGTTGCCACCATCTCCGCTTTTCTTACACTGATCGGCATTCTTATATCGGATTTAACCTACGCCGTGGTTGATCCCAGAATCGGCTTTGAGAGGAAGTCATGA
- a CDS encoding aminotransferase class V-fold PLP-dependent enzyme: MSKAKGGDGGVKSDLSMSPEQMLELARQTAELVVQRIENLPEEGAWEGEFRRELEDRLLKPPPEESRSASQVIEEAAREILPIALRLDHPRCFGFIPSQPTWPGVLADFMIAGFNINQCSWLTSSGPSQLELVVIDWFRRWIGYPESAGGLLTSGGSAANLDALVAAREAANHPERASLYMSDQSHSALVKAARIIGVRPECIRMIPTDGRFRMDMDALVETVAEDRAAGLSPIAVCANAGTSSSGAVDPLEAMADYCEAQDIWLHVDAAHGGFAIVTEEGKKILNGIERADSVVLDAHKWFFQPYETGGLMVKDVRTLERVFATKHDILQDTIWGANHPNFSDRGLQLSRSIRALKIWMSVQTFGVAAFRRAVSHGMALTHRIEEYVEDSPVLEMLTPATLGIVCFRVNPANTDLGEDMLEEINRTVLARVFWEDRAFISSTLLHGTFALRMCVINYSTTWNDVHETLEVISKFGTESLNRTD, from the coding sequence ATGAGCAAAGCAAAAGGCGGTGATGGTGGGGTCAAAAGCGATCTCAGTATGTCACCGGAACAGATGCTGGAACTTGCACGCCAAACGGCAGAATTGGTAGTACAGCGCATTGAGAACTTGCCCGAAGAAGGTGCCTGGGAGGGAGAGTTCCGACGAGAACTTGAGGATCGGCTGCTGAAGCCTCCACCCGAGGAGAGCCGTTCGGCTTCGCAAGTGATCGAGGAGGCCGCACGCGAGATTCTTCCGATCGCACTGCGCTTGGACCACCCGCGTTGTTTTGGATTTATCCCTTCGCAGCCCACCTGGCCGGGAGTGCTGGCTGATTTCATGATTGCCGGATTTAACATCAACCAGTGTTCCTGGCTGACTTCGAGCGGTCCGAGCCAGCTCGAGCTCGTCGTGATTGACTGGTTTCGGCGCTGGATTGGCTATCCGGAGAGTGCGGGCGGACTGCTGACGAGCGGGGGCTCGGCGGCGAACCTTGATGCCCTTGTCGCGGCGCGGGAGGCCGCAAACCACCCGGAACGTGCCAGCTTGTACATGAGCGACCAGAGCCACAGTGCTCTCGTCAAAGCGGCCAGGATTATAGGTGTTCGTCCAGAATGCATTCGTATGATTCCGACCGACGGACGTTTCCGTATGGATATGGATGCGCTTGTCGAGACCGTGGCCGAGGACCGAGCCGCCGGACTCAGTCCCATTGCGGTGTGTGCAAATGCTGGAACATCCAGCAGCGGAGCTGTCGACCCGCTGGAAGCGATGGCGGACTACTGCGAGGCCCAGGATATATGGCTTCACGTCGACGCTGCGCATGGAGGTTTTGCCATCGTGACCGAGGAAGGCAAGAAGATCTTGAATGGAATCGAGCGAGCCGATTCAGTTGTGCTGGACGCACACAAGTGGTTCTTTCAACCTTATGAGACAGGCGGCCTGATGGTGAAGGATGTACGCACGCTTGAGCGGGTGTTTGCCACCAAGCACGATATTCTTCAGGACACGATTTGGGGTGCTAACCATCCGAATTTTTCGGACAGGGGCCTCCAACTCAGCCGTTCCATTAGGGCGTTAAAGATCTGGATGTCGGTTCAGACCTTCGGTGTGGCCGCGTTCCGGCGGGCCGTATCGCATGGGATGGCGCTGACGCACCGAATTGAGGAGTACGTCGAGGACAGTCCCGTTCTGGAGATGCTGACTCCTGCGACATTGGGGATCGTATGCTTCCGCGTAAACCCCGCGAACACCGACCTCGGCGAGGACATGTTGGAAGAAATCAACAGGACCGTACTCGCCCGTGTCTTCTGGGAAGACCGCGCTTTCATATCATCGACACTTCTTCACGGGACGTTTGCGCTCAGGATGTGCGTCATCAACTACTCGACGACCTGGAACGACGTACACGAGACATTGGAAGTCATCTCGAAATTCGGGACAGAGAGTTTGAACCGAACTGATTGA